The following nucleotide sequence is from Corylus avellana chromosome ca7, CavTom2PMs-1.0.
tgaccaaaatgccctttAAGATCTTTTTCCGGCCATTTCCTTCATGGGAAGGGAATGGGATCCAGTTGGTTGAGCCCCGCGcccaaaaagaaggaaaaagtcgGCTGAGGCCCCCTTACCTGGAAGGCACAATAGAGCCAAGAGAAGTTTCACTATTATCGAAAGGGCAAGTTGGGAAGGGTATTAGAGAGAGATTAATAAAGGTGGGTATTGTCCTATAGTTTAGAGGGAGGGGATGGGGATTAGGGTTGGGGGGGGGGAAGAAGATGGCGGGGTTGTTGATTTAGATGTTTTTCTACTTGAGGACAAGACAAGGGCACAtggcgagagagagaggaccCTCATTTGGTGCTTTTTGAGAggttgagagagagatggataGATTAGGTAGAGATATGGCCCTTGGGGGGTTTAGTTAATACTGTTTATAGAGGACAAGATGGTCCTTTCCTTAGTTTGTTTGTTCTTTCTATTGTCCAATACAAAAACACTTGCTCTCCTTTCATTTCTTGTCCCCTTTCTCTACCTAGCTCGACACTCCCCCCAGCACCACTCAACCCTCtctcttatgaaaaaaaaaaaaataaataaaaaagcacacTAAAATCTCACCCAACTTGTCCAATTTAaaccacactctctctctctctctctctctatataaaCTCTCTCCCCTACACCCAATATCGATCATCTTGTCATCAAAGCCTTTCATATGTTTTCACACAACTTGGTACAAATAATTCTCCCCCCATCCCCATCTCACTAGAACCACATAAAAACATGCCTTCAAGATTATCAGACGCCTTTAGAGCCCATCCTGTCGACCTTTACCACAAACATCTCGACTTTAACACACTCCGGGAGTTGCCCGACTCCCACGCATGGACACAACTGGaagaccaccaccaccaccaccaccacccttCCTCCGGCGAATCGTTTGCTGCCGCAGAGATGGTGCCGGTTATCGATCTTAATGACCCAAATGCCCTTAATCTAATAGGCCATGCATGCAAAACTTGGGGTGTTTTCCAGGTTACAAACCATGGGGTTTCTGAGGAACTTCTTGATGACATTGAGGGTGCCGGTCGGAGCCTTTTCTCTCTCCCCGTCCAGCAAAAGCTCAAAGCCGCTCGCTCTCCCGACGGCGTCTCCGGCTACGGCCTCGCCAGGATCTCTTCCTTTTTCCCCAAGCTTATGTGGTCGGAGGGGTATACTATTGTCGGGTCCCCTGTCGAACAATTTCGCCAACTTTGGCCCCAAGATTACAGCAAATTCTGGTACGATCACACATGCTCATGCACGTGTAAAAGCGCATTGTCGTTTGCCTTTTTTCATGCTCTAATTTTTGTGGGGAAAGAAAGTAGTGGGGAAAGCCAAACATAaaacccattttcttttcttaatgcAATTAGCAAGGATTACAATGAGAGCTATGGACCCACAAAAAAGATATGTTTTGATAATATCAAGAAAACCAAATCCGAATATCCATAAATGGCGTtctgatttttaatttttgttttcttttttttttgtctttttttttttttttttttcatttcagtGACATAGTTGAAGACTATGAGAGCGAGATGAAAAGGCTTGCAGGGAGGCTGATGTGGCTAATGCTAGGCTCATTGGGCATATCCAAGGAAGACATCAAATGGGCAGGCCCAAAAGGTCAATTCAAGAGGGCGTCAGCTGCCTTGCAATTGAATTCTTACCCTGCTTGCCCCGACCCGGACCGAGCCATGGGTCTAGCCGCCCACACCGACTCCACCCTCCTCACGATTCTCTACCAAAACAACACAAGTGGCTTGCAGGTCCTCCGGGAGGGAACCGGGTGGATCACGGTTCCGCCACTCCCGGGCGCACTGGTGGTCAACGTGGGCGACCTCCTCCACATATTATCCAACGGGTCGTACCCAAGTGTGCTCCACCGCGCGGTGGTTAACCGGACCCGCTACCGATTATCCATTGCATATCTCTACGGGCCACCGGCCAATGTCAAAATCTCACCCGTCCAAAAACTGTTAGGCCCACGAAACCCCCCGCTGTACAGGCCAGTGACGTGGAATGAGTACCTTGGCAAAAAGGCAAAGCATTTCAACAGGGCACTTTCATCCGTCCGCCATGGATTGGTTCATGATCATGTAAACGATCACAGTACTAACGACCACAAGTTGGctagaaattaattattttttcttttttttctttctttttttctttatttttttttaattatttattattattattattatttatccatTTCAGTTTTCTTTTGGGTGCAAACAAAAGAGTGTGTGGTATGTTTTGTCATTGGGTTGAAAGAGATAGAGCGAAACTTGAATAACATATATTGAAGTAAAAGACACATGAGCCGACATTTTTTCTCGGCGGATATGAACGAAAACTCATGAAGACACCCCCTCCAATGTTCAAATCATTAGGTGAAGATTGTAGAATAatgatggaaaaaaataaaaataaaaataaaaacaacagcaatattataaaataaaagaaaaaaagaaaaaaaattaataatgggTGATAATTATTAAATGAACCAATATGTTTTTGAGGGCATGCATGATTGGTGAATGATGATTTGTACAGAGCAAGTTGAGTTACGTACAGTGGGCTTTGGTTTTGATATCCGATGTGGAATTTCGGCGTCATTGTAAAGACACAAGTGTCTGTCATTTCcatgcttttttctttctttttttttttttttttcgattaaaaaaaatgatgtccCTGTAAGGTGAAGATGATGTTGCCTCTGGAACCACGTGCACCTTGACATTAGCCGGCCTAACCCGTAGAAATCAGAATCCTGCCTTGCCTTATAATTGGGACAAGgcattttttacctttttgacTTTGTCTCTTtctgttttttcacttttaagaaCAAGCCCAACAAAGCTTCCTTTTCCTGCATTAATAACGTTGCACTTTTACCCCAGCCCACTTGCTACCTAGTGCGTCACATATTTAATTATGCATGATATGAGCACTACCTAGTGTTACATTGACTGCCTACCACTTTTACACTTTTACTATAACCATTTACATATTATGCTTCCATGCAACTGGGTCGATGTGACGATGCCATTATTAGCTCTtgtatcaatttttattaaaaaaaaaaaaaaaaaaagtcaatagtTGATGAGTACCACCCTATCAATCGGGTgtagtatgtaacattactaAATCATTTATAAGAAAACTATGTCTACATCATATTCTTattacttcttaaaaaaaaaaaaaaaaaaattaacatggGTTGATGAAGTGGCTAAAGGGCATTGTGATAAAATTAGTAGTGTgtagtatataatattactctttcaAACCAACGTGACTACATGTGTTGGAGTTggtacaaaaaggaaaaaaggaagaaatgtTGTCAATAATTTTGGCACTTCAccatcaaatatatataggattttaTGTAGTTAAACAACTCAGTTTCTCCTTTAGTTTGCAAGTGAAAAAAAGGTTACAAAATGTGGTGACTTGTgaagaaaaagagtaatgctaaatgctatattttt
It contains:
- the LOC132187969 gene encoding gibberellin 3-beta-dioxygenase 1-like: MPSRLSDAFRAHPVDLYHKHLDFNTLRELPDSHAWTQLEDHHHHHHHPSSGESFAAAEMVPVIDLNDPNALNLIGHACKTWGVFQVTNHGVSEELLDDIEGAGRSLFSLPVQQKLKAARSPDGVSGYGLARISSFFPKLMWSEGYTIVGSPVEQFRQLWPQDYSKFCDIVEDYESEMKRLAGRLMWLMLGSLGISKEDIKWAGPKGQFKRASAALQLNSYPACPDPDRAMGLAAHTDSTLLTILYQNNTSGLQVLREGTGWITVPPLPGALVVNVGDLLHILSNGSYPSVLHRAVVNRTRYRLSIAYLYGPPANVKISPVQKLLGPRNPPLYRPVTWNEYLGKKAKHFNRALSSVRHGLVHDHVNDHSTNDHKLARN